The Nocardioides salarius genome includes a region encoding these proteins:
- a CDS encoding DUF4395 domain-containing protein, giving the protein MSSTTTERTYAPAIQPHARGHAAARAGIDPRGPQFAAGVTALVLIAILGLPPLAALVVTVAQASLFALGALRGVQHTPHAWAFKRFIRPRLAAPDELEDPAPPRFAQSVGLVFTLVAIAGYAAGLTVLAQVAIGFALVAATLNAVFRFCLGCEIYLLIKRATA; this is encoded by the coding sequence ATGTCGAGCACGACCACCGAGCGCACCTACGCGCCCGCCATCCAGCCCCACGCCAGGGGGCACGCCGCGGCGCGGGCCGGCATCGACCCGCGCGGCCCGCAGTTCGCCGCCGGGGTCACCGCGCTGGTGCTGATCGCGATCCTCGGCCTGCCGCCGCTCGCGGCGCTGGTCGTGACCGTCGCCCAGGCCTCGCTCTTCGCGCTGGGCGCCCTGCGCGGCGTGCAGCACACGCCGCACGCATGGGCCTTCAAGCGGTTCATCCGCCCCCGGCTCGCCGCGCCCGACGAGCTCGAGGACCCGGCCCCGCCGCGCTTCGCGCAAAGCGTCGGCCTGGTCTTCACCCTGGTCGCGATCGCCGGGTACGCCGCCGGCCTCACCGTCCTGGCCCAGGTCGCGATCGGCTTCGCGCTGGTCGCCGCCACCCTCAACGCCGTCTTCCGGTTCTGCCTCGGCTGCGAGATTTACCTGCTGATCAAGCGCGCCACCGCCTGA
- a CDS encoding sulfurtransferase, which produces MTRETSLVTTQWVEEHAHDDNVVLIEVDEDTTAYDKGHIAGAIKLDWTTDLQDQVRRDFVNKRQFEELLSSRGVSNDDTVVLYGGNNNWFAAYAYWYFTLYGHRDVKLMDGGRKKWELDSRPLTDEVPSREATTYTATEQDLSIRAFRDDAVNAIGVQNLIDVRSPDEFAGRLLAPAHLPQEQAQRAGHVPTSLNVPWSKNCNDDGTFKSDEELKALYAEVGIDDSKDTIALCRIGERSSLTWFVLKELLGHQNVKNYDGSWTEYGSLVGVPIALGDEPGTAEDA; this is translated from the coding sequence ATGACCCGCGAGACCAGCCTCGTCACCACCCAGTGGGTGGAGGAGCACGCCCACGACGACAACGTCGTCCTCATCGAGGTCGACGAGGACACCACCGCCTACGACAAGGGCCACATCGCCGGCGCGATCAAGCTCGACTGGACCACCGACCTGCAGGACCAGGTGCGCCGCGACTTCGTCAACAAGCGCCAGTTCGAGGAGCTGCTGAGCAGCCGCGGCGTCTCCAACGACGACACCGTGGTGCTCTACGGCGGCAACAACAACTGGTTCGCCGCCTACGCCTACTGGTACTTCACCCTCTACGGCCACCGCGACGTCAAGCTGATGGACGGCGGCCGCAAGAAGTGGGAGCTCGACTCCCGCCCGCTGACCGACGAGGTGCCCAGCCGCGAGGCGACGACGTACACCGCGACCGAGCAGGACCTCTCGATCCGCGCGTTCCGTGACGACGCGGTCAACGCGATCGGCGTGCAGAACCTCATCGACGTGCGCAGCCCCGACGAGTTCGCCGGTCGCCTGCTCGCCCCGGCCCACCTCCCGCAGGAGCAGGCCCAGCGCGCCGGGCACGTGCCGACCAGCCTCAACGTGCCGTGGAGCAAGAACTGCAACGACGACGGCACCTTCAAGTCCGACGAGGAGCTCAAGGCGCTCTACGCCGAGGTCGGCATCGACGACTCCAAGGACACCATCGCGCTGTGCCGCATCGGTGAGCGCTCGTCGCTGACCTGGTTCGTGCTCAAGGAGCTGCTCGGCCACCAGAACGTCAAGAACTACGACGGCTCCTGGACCGAGTACGGCTCGCTGGTGGGCGTCCCGATCGCGCTCGGCGACGAGCCCGGCACCGCCGAGGACGCCTGA
- a CDS encoding DUF6318 family protein, whose amino-acid sequence MRRHLAYAAGAAVLALAGCGGDDPTPQVADPTPSASVSASPSASAAVEKEAWEKKTEAGAEAFAKRWVRAFNEMQASGEVGEFENLSTSECETCRNFVEMTDQAYANGGRIESDGWRIRSVAATSLDVPNGHQFALRVRQLPQQIFETAEAEPTSFPGGTVTFLSTVVWQSGGWRMSAWEFPA is encoded by the coding sequence ATGAGACGACACCTCGCGTACGCCGCCGGCGCGGCCGTGCTGGCCCTGGCCGGTTGCGGTGGGGACGACCCCACGCCCCAGGTCGCCGACCCGACCCCCTCCGCGAGCGTCTCGGCCTCGCCCAGTGCGAGTGCGGCGGTGGAGAAGGAGGCGTGGGAGAAGAAGACCGAGGCGGGGGCTGAAGCTTTCGCGAAACGCTGGGTCCGAGCATTCAACGAAATGCAAGCAAGCGGAGAGGTCGGGGAGTTCGAGAACCTTTCAACCAGTGAATGCGAGACGTGCCGCAACTTCGTTGAAATGACCGACCAAGCCTACGCGAATGGCGGACGCATCGAATCAGACGGATGGCGTATCCGATCCGTCGCTGCGACCTCGTTGGACGTTCCCAATGGCCACCAGTTCGCGTTGCGCGTCCGACAGCTGCCCCAGCAGATATTCGAGACCGCTGAAGCAGAGCCGACAAGCTTCCCAGGCGGGACCGTCACATTCTTGTCGACCGTCGTGTGGCAATCCGGAGGGTGGCGCATGTCGGCCTGGGAGTTCCCAGCATGA
- a CDS encoding GDP-mannose 4,6-dehydratase gives MSTRPAGRTRSALVTGVAGQDGVYLARHLRSLGYHVVGTLRPGSRWAPLTLGRAYAYLDGVQLVDLDQRDHEGWAAVLEGLQPDEIYNLAGFSSVGASWGHAEVVAETNGLAVLRMLEELVAFRDRHGWSPRFFQPSSSEMFGTSDQQPQTEGTPHHPRSPYAASKSFAHHLVVNYRESYGLFTATGTLYNHESPLRGEQFVTRKITRSVAEIALGRRDEVVLGNLDVRRDWGFAGDYAVAMQRMLQLDDPQDFIVATGTSRPLAEVVEVAFAAAGLGSPEGYLRQDPALMRPADVADLVGDPTKAREQLGWTPSVSFEQVIEHMVRVDVTRLERGVEDAGDYLSPA, from the coding sequence ATGAGCACCCGACCCGCCGGCCGCACGCGCAGCGCCCTCGTGACCGGCGTGGCCGGCCAGGACGGCGTCTACCTGGCCCGGCACCTGCGCTCGCTGGGCTACCACGTGGTCGGCACGCTGCGCCCGGGCAGCCGGTGGGCGCCGCTGACGCTGGGGCGCGCCTACGCCTACCTCGACGGCGTGCAGCTGGTCGACCTCGACCAGCGCGACCACGAGGGCTGGGCGGCGGTGCTCGAGGGGCTGCAGCCCGACGAGATCTACAACCTCGCCGGCTTCTCGTCGGTGGGGGCGTCGTGGGGGCACGCCGAGGTGGTCGCCGAGACCAACGGGCTCGCGGTGCTGCGGATGCTCGAGGAGCTCGTCGCCTTCCGCGACCGGCACGGCTGGTCGCCGCGGTTCTTCCAGCCCTCGAGCTCGGAGATGTTCGGGACCTCCGACCAACAGCCCCAGACCGAGGGCACCCCCCACCACCCGCGCTCGCCGTACGCCGCCTCGAAGTCGTTCGCCCACCACCTGGTCGTCAACTACCGCGAGTCCTACGGGCTGTTCACCGCCACCGGCACCCTCTACAACCACGAGAGCCCGCTGCGCGGCGAGCAGTTCGTGACCCGCAAGATCACCCGCTCGGTCGCCGAGATCGCGCTCGGGCGGCGCGACGAGGTGGTGCTGGGCAACCTCGACGTACGCCGCGACTGGGGCTTCGCCGGCGACTACGCCGTCGCGATGCAGCGGATGCTGCAGCTGGACGACCCGCAGGACTTCATCGTCGCCACCGGCACCTCCCGCCCCCTGGCCGAGGTCGTCGAGGTGGCGTTCGCCGCCGCGGGGCTCGGCTCGCCCGAGGGCTACCTGCGCCAGGACCCGGCGCTGATGCGACCCGCCGACGTCGCCGACCTCGTGGGCGACCCGACCAAGGCGCGCGAGCAGCTCGGCTGGACCCCCAGCGTCTCGTTCGAGCAGGTCATCGAGCACATGGTGCGCGTCGACGTGACCCGGCTCGAGCGGGGCGTCGAGGACGCGGGCGACTACCTCTCGCCGGCCTGA
- a CDS encoding DUF1416 domain-containing protein, whose translation MCGATQGGLSLDGIDVAKEAVVQGQVLRDGEPVASAYVRLLDRTGEFTAEVPTSATGHFRFFAGNGEWTLRTLAPKADPVDRKVHAQVGEVAEVSISV comes from the coding sequence ATGTGCGGCGCGACCCAGGGCGGTCTCTCGCTCGACGGCATCGACGTGGCCAAGGAGGCCGTGGTGCAGGGCCAGGTGCTGCGCGACGGTGAGCCGGTGGCCAGCGCCTACGTGCGCCTGCTCGACCGCACCGGCGAGTTCACCGCCGAGGTCCCCACCTCCGCGACCGGGCACTTCCGGTTCTTCGCCGGCAACGGCGAGTGGACCCTGCGCACCCTGGCCCCCAAGGCCGACCCCGTGGACCGCAAGGTCCACGCCCAGGTGGGCGAGGTCGCCGAGGTCTCCATCAGCGTCTGA